tcagggtcctgagatcgagcctgcatcgggctccctcctcagcgaggagtttgcttcttcctctccctctgtgctttctctctctctctctctcaaataaataaataaaatcttgaagaagaagcagaaggaaaagaagaaggggcTCAGAGAGGGATGTGGCTTGCAGAAGGGCACACAGCAAGTTGGAGATGGGCTTGGGATGAGGCTGGTTCCATGTGAGCCCAGCTTTTTGTGAACAGCTCATGGTCCAGGTAGTAGGAACAGCCAGTGCCCTCCCTGAGCGAGGAGGGGCCACCCAGCCTCGAAGTGATTTCTGGGAGATAGGACACATGGATATGCAAGATGCCTTGGTCCAAATCTCATTTTGTTGTGTGACCTTAGGATGGCTCCTTTTCCTCTCCGGCCTCTCTCCCATCCATTCCAGGAGGGCCTGGAGGTGTTAACTTCTGAGGTCCTTGTTGTCTAAGGCCTCTGACCCTGGCAGCCAGGAAGAAAGGACATGctgtgagggagggaaggagacagacacTGGTCCAGGGTTGGGTGAGGACCAAGGAAGAGGttgaggaggggggagaggagaagcagtaTGGCCTCTTGGAAGTCACATCCCCTGTCTGACCCTCAGTGGACACATTTGCCCAGTGGGGGATCACTGTGAGGGTCCCAGCCCAGGCTGTGGGATAGTCACCAGTTTTTTCCTCCTTCACGCCAGCTGCTGGGCCTGGCCTTGCTGCCGGCCAGGGTGGCTTGGATAGTCTGTGGGAAGATGTCCCACCAGGCCTTGGTCTGGCTGCCCTGGCTGGCTGACCCCTGCTGGCCCAGGGAAGTGGAAAAGGTGGGGGGTGTGGACGGGCCTTGGCAGTGCCAGCACCTGGGCTAGGAGATGACTGATATGACGGAAGAGCTTGGGCTTAGGAGCCAACCAGCTCTGCTACTTCATAGCTGTGAGATCTGGGCCAAGCAAGTCACCCAAGACTTCATTGGGCCTTGgtgtcctcctctgtaaaatgggacacaCATCCTAGGTGCCATGAGGCTGAGATGCCAGGACAGCAGTGAGTAATGATGCCCCAGTTTGGGCTCAGAGGACTGGCTAAgattcctcctcctctgctttctctgcaGCCCACATGGGACCAGCTACATGGAGTCAGCCTGGAATCCAAGCCGGAGtggatgccccccaccccacacctgcaCCCTAGGAGCTGGAGGAGGCCAAGCATGGGGTTGGGAGGGTTTGCTGAAGCAGCTGATGTGAGCACGGGAAGGGctggctgggggttgggggccgGGGGCACCCACCTTCAAACCTGTTTCTGACTTCCTTTGCCGCTCACCCCTATCTCTGGCGGGCAGCTTTCCCGGATTAGCAGCTGACGTCAGGAGCTGCCAGCTGGGCTGGCCTGGCACAGCCTCGGGGAGGTGTGTGACGGCTGCCTGGTAGTTGGGTATAGTCAAGGAGGGAGGCATGTGTCCAGCTCTGGAAGTCCGTCCTCcagagaggtgggagagagaggcGCATTGTGTTGGCCACTCACACATGATCGATGTAGCACATTCATCTTGTGCAGAGACAGAAATCACTCAAGGAGGTGGAGTAAGTTGCCCCAGGCCTCGCAGCTGGTCTGACCCTGACTGTGTCCCACACCACCCAGCTGCTAGGCCTGGAGGGGCTCATCTCTGTGTAGAACCTTCTATGCCATGACCTCAGTGCATAGCCAAGGGATCTACCCTCTCCCAGAGGCCTGTGAAGCTGGTGTCCCATAAAAAACCCCAGAAGCCTAGACAAggtcagtgacttgcccaagatcacaccctaaATTGGTGATGGGAGGCAAGGTCTGAACCCAGGGCTAACTCCAAACCCTAAGTTCTTACCTGCCACAGCCTTGACAAAGATCTTGTAGCTTTGACACATTTTGAGCCCAAATGCCCTATGCTCCCATGGCTGCACAAAACTCTGTTTTGCATGGGAGCATTTGTATGCAGGGTAGAAAATGCAGTGGgctggagatgcctgggtggctcagtggttaagcattgccttcagctcagggtgtgatcctggggtcctgggatcgagtcctgatcgggcttcctgcagggaacctgcttttccttctgcctgtgtctctgcttctctctgtatctctcatgaataagtaaataaaatcttaaaaaaaaaaaaaaaaagcaaaagcaaaagaaaatgcagtGGGTTCAAGTAGGTCACCTCCAGGGGAGAAACAGACCTCAGGTTGACAAATTTAAGGGAAGGAACCTTCTGGGTCCAGTTTAGTTATATTACCTCCTTGGACAATCAACTGTGCCCAGGGCTAGGGTCGGTAAAATGCAgcagccccctgcagcccccgagCTGGCTTAGGGGGTGGCACAGGGCCAACACAAAGCCTTTGCCTAATGTTTCAATCACCAGGCCAAAGGTCTGTTCAAGTTAGACCTGCTTTCCACGGCTTCTTGGTGTCCTAGTCTCAACCTTGGTGACAAGAGGTGGCAGTGTCAAGGTTCCACTCACGCTGGGTCCTCTCATCACCGCTCACCTCGTGCCTCACCTCTGGCCAGATGGACAGGCCATGTCTGCCCTGGGGAACTGAGGCATGTGGATGGAGCTCACAAGCCACCCGGAGGACTCAGCTCTGAGCCCAACTCACGTGTGAGCCTTAAGGGCAAGTCACAGCCATTCTCCTTAAATGTTGCCTCCAGACAGGTCTTCCCTGACCCCTCCACTAGTTTCCCTCCCAGTTCCCCCGTCTTTTCAGTCACATGACTGAGTACAATCCATCATTCTCTATTTTTGTCTGTGGAATGTTTGTCTTTGCTAGCAGATTGTGAGGGCAGGAGGCACGGCTGGCACAGaatagacatttaataaatatttgctgagtgaagttTCTCTAAACTTTGATTTCCCCGACTGCACAATGGGGTTAACATCACCCCCGACCTCTGAGAAGTGCAAATAAGATAACATCTCCAAGTACCCAGCCCAGGCCGAGGATACAGTAGGGACTCAAGATACTGGGAGCTGGAATGAGCGGCAGGCTGGGCCGGAAGGCCTGTGCACGCTGTGGGGAGATGGGAAGACCCAAGGGTGCAGTTGGGTAAGACCAACTTGACCCCAGGGCCAAGAACAGTCCGCCTGCCTTTACTGTCCAGGGAATTTGAACTTGAGAACTTGAAACCCACTCTGGGTTGGAAGTTCAGCTCTGCTGCTGTTTTGGGGGGCATATCACTTTGCTTTCTGAGCctgtttatttgtaaaatagtcttaaacatttttttacaaaaatctttAGGTAGTTTCCACACTCAAATTGGGGCTCGAagtcacaaccccgagatcaagaaacatatgctccactgactgagccaggcaggtgccccgtAAAAtggccattttttcttttaaagattttatttatttattcatgagagacacagaaagagaaaggcagagacacaggcagagggaggagcaggctccttgcagggagcccggtgtgggacttgatcccaggactccaggatcacaccctgagccaaaggtaagcacttaaccactgagccacccaggaatccctaaaatggccattttttttttaatttttaaaatttatttatgagagccagagagagagagagaaagagagagagagagagatatgcagagacataggcagagggagaagcaggctccatgcaccgggagcccgatatgggattcgatcccgggtctccaggatcgcgccctgggccaaaggcaggcgctaaaccgctgggccacccagggatcctaaaatGGCCATTTTAAAAAGCCCACCTGGCCAGCCTGTCTCCAGACTCTACATGAGTGCTTTTCCCCTTTGAAACAAAATTAGGGATGGTTCCTGGTCCCTGAAGCCACAGCGACCCCGGGCACTTCATGGCCCTGAGCACTACAGGCTGCCATGTCGGGAGGCAGGACCTGCAAACAGGCAGCTCGGGGCCGCAGGGGGTAGCAGGCACCGCCACTCTGCACCCAGAGGGAGCAGGGGGCTAAGGGTGAAGGCAGGGCGCTGCTGGGGGCCAGGTGAATTCGTCGCCGGCTCTGCCCAGGGGGTGCACCTTCTTCTGCCCCCACACCCGATGAAAGCCCCCAGGGACCCGGGCCAGCCTTGAGCAGGGGGCCCGGGGATGCTCACGCTGAGTGAACCTTGCCAGTGGCTGCTCCCTCGTATGTAATGTATCCTTTAATTGCGAGGTCCACCGTGGCCACAGACAGGAAACTCGGCCCATGGAGGAAAGGAACATCCCTGGAATTCCACCCTGGGACCCCACACCTAGTCCtgacactttttcctttttatataattGCCGtcaggggctccctgcttgggaaCTCTTCTCCTGAGCCATTCCCCGTCTTTCTAGCATCTGTACCGCACTTTTCCTCGTCCCTACAGCTTCTGCTCTGCTATCTGTCTTTCCTCAACACACGGTGCGGTGAGCAGGCAGGTCACTCTCGGGGGACGAAAGAGGAAACGAGGGCACAGAGAAGTTAGGTGACTTGGCCGAGGGTACGCAGCCGGTGGCGCAGGGGTGCCTGTGATGTCCCTCGGGCTCCTAGGCCACAACACACACGGACAGGGGAGGAGGACAGAAAAGACAGTCCCACGATTctcatctcaaaatatttaatcttGTCTTGAAAAGGACACATCCCCGACTTCCCTCCCGGCCACATCACTCCAGCCCACCAGCAGCGACACAttcgcacgcacacacgcacataaGGCCAATGGGCTACagtctgcctctgccctctccgGCGGGGAAGGAGGGGCCTCTCCTTGCCTCTTTCCCCCAACAAGGGTAAAGGGGAGAGGGGCCCGCTGGAATGCCGGCTCCCAGGGGAGGACGCAGAGCCCCACACACTCTATCACAtgcacttagaaaaataaaaccaagtggTGTTCTGGCATCCCCAACACCGTAAGAGAGCAATATCCACCTGGAAGTCATCTTTGccattttctagaaaaatttatTGCACTTAATGAACAGATGTTAAAGGAGCTCTGGGGTGGGGCTTTGCCACGAAAACCAGGGGCTCTTTGCTCTTTGTGTTACCGGGAGCAGAGCTCCCAGGGTCACGGACGGAGCGCTGCCCGGCACAAACGGGCCCTCCTCTGCTGGTTCCCAGGCCTGCCACCCTGCCTCCGGCTGGAGGACCATATTAGCCCCCCGCAGCAGGGCGATGCTTACCCAGTCAAGGGTCAGTGCCCAATGCCCTCCCCAACCTCAGGGCCCGGACAGACAGCCCCCTTCCTTTGGCCACGGGTAAGAGTTACCCAGGTCCTCCACGAGGTGCTAGCCATCATGAAagctctctctaaatatatatatttctatatctagatatacatttattatatgtatattcttcCAACATTCTAGCTCATTCATGATTTGTCTATTCTGAGGTTGCAACGAGGCTACCGTGGAGCTGAAGACGGGGAGCTCAGGAAGGCATGCGCCTCCCAAGCAATCACAAACCCACAGAAAGCCACCTCTGCTGGCTTCCCTAGCCTCCAGCGCTCCGTAGACGATGTCAAAGGTCTGAGCACAGGAGCCTCACTCTTTGGCTGTCAGCCCCAAGGAGGGAGTCAAGGAGACTCCCAATTCCTGACGgatactgagcagggagcagccCTCTCCTGCTCCAAGCACCCGATTCTTAGGCCTGGGAAGGAGACACGCTTTCTCTGAGCGGTCCTCTTCCCCCAAATGTCCACTTCCGTGGACCACTCCTTCCTATCCCCGCCAGGCTCCTGACTCAAAGGAGCTCTTCTGAAAGAGGCCGGCAGCTACTCTCTTTCCAAGTAAGCACTTTGGGAAGGAACCAGACAGCCACTGCCTggcagggaggaaaaggagggcaCTGGGCAGGCAGAAGGTGAGACAGAGGAAAGACATCAGGCCATCATTCCACCGCTCAAGGGGGACATGGACACTAACCAGAGAGCAGATGTccatccttaaaacaaaacaaaacacaacacaaaccATATACTTTCTgaccaaagaaaaggaagagcttTTAAGCTGGAGGCTCTTCTaccaattacaaaatgaaaactgcCCTCTTGGTGGGTAGCCAGACCAGAGAGAGTGTGTCCGGGTAGGCAAGCTGCCCGGGGCAGGACACAGACATGCCGGATGCAACGGCCCTGTTGTGGTTACAATAGAGTGAGAGTGAATATGGGTTTTATAGAACCACAAAGTCAAAatcaggagggagggggtggcctCCCTTGGCCTCAGGGACCCTTGTCAAGTACCCTGGAAGGGCAGGTGTGCAGGTCCCTGGAGGGCCGTGGCATTCCCCTGGGGAGTGGCCCATGGCCGGTGCATGGTGTCCCCCGGTCTTAACATCTGTTATGAAAAGTCTTAAAGGGTCAGGGCACAGAACTTGGAGCCACCACTTTAAATAAAGCCAGTGGTAAGCCCGACAAAGTGCGCCTGTCACCTCTGACCCCTCTTTACCACAGGCTACCCGCCCTGAGCAAATAAATACACCCATCTCCAGGTGCCCTGGCTGACCACAGTGAGCAGAGGGTCCCACGGCTTTCCTCAATGAATCTTCCAGGTACAGCAAAAGGATGACTGAGTCCGCTGACACGAGAAAGGAACAGCTGTGAGATAGAGGAGCCACAGCTGCGAAGACCTCTTCCCTCCACATCATACCACAGCCAGCTTGTGTGGGTGGCCGGTGCCTCCTGGGAAACAGACCAAGGGGCCCCTTGCCCGAGTGGATGGCCCAAGAGCTGAGCTGTGAGCCCTGCGACCCCTTACCAAGTCCCGCAGACTGACACTCCTGGCAGCTCACACAGGGGAGGGATCCTGAAATAAGAACTGGGAAGCCCTCTTCTGCTTTTAGGGAAAGTGGGCTCTGGCCTGGCCCACATTGGAGAGCAGAGCAAGAAAAAAGGGGAACTTCTTGGGAAACATGCCCCAGCTCTCCGCCCACAATGTACGGGGTCGTGGAGGCCGGTTTTCTAAACACCATGCGGAAGGTGCATCCTGGCTCCAGGAAGTTAAGCTTCCTAGGCGAGAGGGGGGGTTCCTTTTAAATCCAAGATCTGAGCGTGGTCACTCGGTGAAAAGAAACAGCAGGCTCCAAGGCCCAGTGTGGTGGGACAAATAAGTCTCAGGTGGCCTCCATGAGTGGCCTGGAGAAGAGATGAAAAGGCCTCCCTCTGCACTGTGGTCAAGACTCGGAGACCAGCCGCCTGGGAGTCCCTCCTCCAAAGCAGATGAAAAATGGAGAGAGCCCACCGCCAGGGCCTCATCCCTGGCTTCCAGGCCTCAGAACCACAGGAGAAAAGGGGTGTGGGAGCTAAGAACAGCCTGGTGCGCTTCTGCTGTGGGCCCCAGACCCACACCCCATCCCAGGCCGAGTGGAGACCCTGCTCCCGTGGCCCGGCCCTGGGGGGATACTGCGGAGGAGCTGCTTTGTCTTTCTACCTCTGAGGGAGATGGGAACGGATGTTTCTCTCAAAGACTTTCTGGGGAGGGTGAGGTGGGTGACTGACGCACCCCACCTGGAAATGCGCCCCGCTACCTGAGAAGACGTTGGGCGACAAGGATCACGATTCATTCTGTGGAGACAGGCTCAATGGCCCAGGCCGGAGACTGAGGGAGAGTCAGGGAAGCCCGAGCCCCTGGTGAAAGGAGATCTGTACCCCAGAGGTCCCCTTCCGATTCAACTGGGACATCCAAGAATAGAAACTAAGGCTGATTCACCCGTCTACGTAGATTCTCTCGCATCCCCACGGGTGAGGAGGCTGGCCCCCCAGAGAAGTCGCCACGTGCGCTGGCCATGTGATAATGAAGCTTGAACGTGAACGCTCCTGGAGCAGGTGTGCCACCGTTCGACCATGACGAGTCATAAGTCTCCACGCGTGTGTGGGGTTTCAGGGAGCCCCCAGGCAGAGGTCTGAGGTGCAGGCAGCGCTGCCCAAGCGGGGGACACGGGTTACAAGGGCCCGTACTTGGTCTCATACTTGGACACGATGGTCTTACACTTGCCCACCTCCTTGCGCAGCTCAGCCACCTCCGTCCGCAGAGCCGTGTTCTCCTTCTCCAGGAAGGCTGCCCTGATGGTGATCTGGTTCTCCTTCAGGCGCCGGGCATCCCGGGACCGTTTGGCCGCTACATTGTTCTTCTTGCGTCTCGTCCAGTACTTTTCATCCTGTGGAGAAGTGTCCTTTGTGGGTTTCTCCTTGTTCCCCATGAGGGAACCCAACCCTTCCCTTCCTGCCAGCATTCTGCACCCCAGATTCCTCTTAAAACTCCATCTGGTGCAGCCAGCCAAAAGCTTGGACCCCAGGGAAGGAGCCACATGTGCCAAGGACACTGAAGGGCCCTAATCTTTACCCGGGCATGTGGAAGAAGCAAAGCCCTTGGGCAGTATAtgtggtggagggaaggggactCATGGTCACTGGTTCTGGGCTACTTCAACATAAAGCACTATCGCCTTGCCTCACTTCGACATTTTGGTTGTGGCTAAGGGCCGGCATCCTGCATCCAGTTCCCTGGGTTTAAATCTTGGCTGGAACTGTGTGAGTCTCTTAGCCTCTCATCTTTACGATGCGGGATAATAACAGTGACTCTGTCACGGAGCTGTCTGAGGGTTAAACAAGTTACAATGTATGAGGGGCCTATaggcagcacctggcacatggtacAGACCACACAAACGTCTACCATTTTCACTGTCATTGCTACTGAAGGCTCAGAAGCCTCTGGAGAGACAGGTGTAGTTAtttccatgttacagatgagaaatctgaggccTCGTAAGCTCTTGGTGGCAAAGTGGAGTTTGAACCCAGGCCTGCCAGATTCCAAAGCTTGGATGAAATAtgttccttttgaatttttttataagaaaggatggaaagatttttgtaaaatcctcttctccctcccactctctgaGTTCCTACAAGAGCATCAGCTTGAAAGCTGCCTTCTCCTCCCTGGGGATGGCAACATACAACTATCTTTTGTCCTTCAAAGCAAGGGCTTGTTCAATGCCAGTTCCCGTGGCCTAGTGAGCTCTGGCCCGAAGGCTGGGCCAAAGCCAGGAAGTGGGAACATCAACACAGTGGTGGccgggaagaaaagaaagaagctacaGGGAGTTGCACTGGGGCCAAATGTTAcctgactctctctttctttctaccaACTGCTGCAGGATATGGCTCCACACGCTGAACTCATGCCTTTCTAAATGGTGTCCCCAAGGAGACAGGGTCCTCCACATGAAATTAAATGGGAGGAAGCACAACCCCTTGGCTCTTGAACCGATGCTGTACCTTTATTTATAACACATAGCAGGTTACCTTCTGCTCATCGGGGACAAAGACCTTCTTGGCCTTTTTGATCATGGGCTGGGGCTTCAGGTCCTCCTCTGCAAACTTGTGCTTCCGAGGGTTGAAGAGCTCCCCACCAGGGACACTGGAGAGGACCAGGTCAGCAGGGTCAGGATTGAAGTTCACATCTACCTCCACACAGTTGGGGTCAATGGGACTCggtgtctccctctccttttccaggGAGGAttctgaaagacacagaggcagatgGTCCCAAAGCAGCTCACTGGACAGCAAAGACACGTCTCACACCTGGACACCTGCTTCAACCTCAAGGTTGCATCAGCCATTGCCACTTGGAGGGAAGAAAAACTGCAACAGCCTTAGCCCCAAAGCTGGCATAAGTGATTCACTTCAACAACACGAATTCTGTCCATTAGGAACAAAATGCTcaaaaggaaacagaggcccTTGAAAAAGACAGGATTTTCCGATTGTCTCCTTCCCCCCAGAAATGTTAAGCAAAACATTAAATCATTATGCCCCCTAACTTCCTGTGGTTTCAAGTTCTCAAATAATGAGAAACAGCTGAATTCCTCTATGAACTATTATGCGCTAGGGACCCAGACTGAATGAAATGGCTTCCATTTTTGAGTCCCTCAAGACATTATTGGTCACAGCGTTCATTCAGTCTTAGGACAACTCTGAAAGGCAGACAGGTGTTaaccttattttatagatgaagaaactgaggctcagagaaatagCCTGGttttcccagggtcacacagatGGTAAGTGACTAAAGTACAATTTGAGTCTGGGTCTGCTTGACTCTGAATCCTTGTTCTTTTCTACCCCTTCCGGCTGCCACTTTATAGTGGACATTGGATTAGAGGCACTTTCAGAATGCAAAGGTTGTGCATTATTAGagagaagttataaaaaaaaaaacaccatcatACCTTTGGCCTACTCATTCAATGCTACTGATAGGAGTACACAAACTCTTaagtcaacagatatttactaaaTATCTACCACATGCCAGGTACTGTCTTTGCAAAGACAAAGCAGCgcacaaaacaagtaaaaatccTAGCCTTCATGGAATGTTATTCTAGCGGGGGAAGGCTGACATTAcacaagataaattaaaaatatctataaaagtGTTGGATGCCATGTGGCTATTTGGGAGGAGAACATTTCAAAAAGAGTGAACAGCAAGTGCACCAGGATGTACACAGGCAAGCAGTGGTGtattcaagaaacagaaatgcAGCCGATGTAGCTGAAGTGAAAGGATGGGAGAAAAGAGTAACAGGACAGCTCCAGAACATAAAATACAGGGCTTTTAATCCCCAgaaagcagtggttttcaacagGGGATGATTCTGTCCCACAGGAGACACATGGCCACACAAGGAAAAGGGGCATGTTCCTCTGACATCTAGTAGGTAGAAGCCAAGAATACTGTTAAACATCCTCTAACGCACAGGACAGTCCCTCCCTCTAccccaacaaaaaaaattatctggtcAAAATGTCAATAGTCCCAGTGATTTGGACTTTTGCCCTGAGATGggagaagccactggagggttcTGAGTGGAAGTGTGACATGGTAGGTTTTCTCCGGATCGTGTGCATAAACTCAGTGGATCCTATGAGAGGGGGTTAATTACAAAAAGGGCTGGACATCAGGAGAGTGAATGACCAGGGACCAATGTGGTAACTGTGGGAGTACTGCAGATGCCAAACCCTACACCCGCAAGACAAACAGCCAGGATGCCAAAGCCTGACAACTAGGACTCCCACACTTTGCAGGGAGGAGCAGATATGGCTGCAACCACTTTGTACACTATGTGGTGGAAACTACAAAGGCTGAAGGCATACGTGTCTGATGACCCAGCCCCATGGAAACACACAGACGTATTTACCAAAAGACATGCACATAAACGATCATGGCAGTGCTGTGCATAACCCAAAACTAGAAATGCCTCAAATGCCCATAAACCATAGAATGGACAAACGTGGTATGATCGATCATATAATGGAATCACTcaagcaatgaaaatgaacaaccTGCTACAGGCACGTTATAAATTTCCTCACAAATTTGAGGAAAAGAAGCTGGACAGACCATACATACTACTTATGTCTTTTAACAggagaaactgaaaaattaagagacggaattttactttcatttctacCATGTGTATAATTCTTCAATATAAAACTTACTTTACCTgtattgtggttttatttctgccAGAGGAGTATTCCATaagtatgtttgttttttgtttttaagatttatttattcatgagagacacagagagagagag
The Canis lupus dingo isolate Sandy chromosome 10, ASM325472v2, whole genome shotgun sequence genome window above contains:
- the TEF gene encoding thyrotroph embryonic factor isoform X3, coding for MSMSSCDRIGVAPAMDMPEVLKSLLEHSLPWPEKRTDKEKGKEKLEEDEAAAASTMAVSASLMPPIWDKTIPYDGESFHLEYMDLDEFLLENGIPASPTHLAQNLLLPVAELEGKESASSSTASPPSSSTAVFQASETASSTESSLEKERETPSPIDPNCVEVDVNFNPDPADLVLSSVPGGELFNPRKHKFAEEDLKPQPMIKKAKKVFVPDEQKDEKYWTRRKKNNVAAKRSRDARRLKENQITIRAAFLEKENTALRTEVAELRKEVGKCKTIVSKYETKYGPL
- the TEF gene encoding thyrotroph embryonic factor isoform X4, whose amino-acid sequence is MAVSASLMPPIWDKTIPYDGESFHLEYMDLDEFLLENGIPASPTHLAQNLLLPVAELEGKESASSSTASPPSSSTAVFQASETASSTESSLEKERETPSPIDPNCVEVDVNFNPDPADLVLSSVPGGELFNPRKHKFAEEDLKPQPMIKKAKKVFVPDEQKDEKYWTRRKKNNVAAKRSRDARRLKENQITIRAAFLEKENTALRTEVAELRKEVGKCKTIVSKYETKYGPL